TTAAATCTTGTCTACAGCCCACTTCATTATGTGAGAATAAATCGTAATTGGTAGATGTCTtcacaaaatcaaaaccaagGGTAACTTCAGCTGTGATTCACAGTTTCATGCATTAGGTGTGGATTGGTGAAGCAGCGCAAATTAAACCTGTGCAGGACAGCTTGGATAACCCAACTTCCATCCATGATGCCAGTCAGAGTCTGTATGAGTTTTGTAGGAGAGCAGAAAGCACACTTCTTCACACAAACAGTTGACTAGAAGCTTCCACTGCTACCAGCCAATTTACTTTTGCccaccagctgcaggagaagcgTAGGAGATGCTCTGAAGGGCTATGTCCAGTCCACTGGCTGTGACTCAGAAATAAGGTGTCTCTTAGATCTTTGCCTTTTGAAGTAATGAAGTTGTCTTTGCCTGAAATTAAGCCACTAAATGAAGTGGAAAACACAagccctctctttctctcataGTGAAAAGACAGAAATCTCTCAAATCTCAGTTTTCTGTGCAGAATTCCTCACTGTGGCAGAACCCATGTTCTTCACAGACGCCAACTGATTTaccaccttctttttttttcttgtcagtTCAGTCTTTTTGTTACTATGGCTCACATAATCACATTTTCATGTTGTTTTGACTTCGGGAGGTTAAGTGGAAGATGCACtccactctctgcagcagcagcagctctgttttcaTGTTCTCTTCTTCTACGTGTCTAGTTAAAACAAAGTGTTCATAAGAATTACTGAAGTGTAAAATTAATCCTTGAGTAGAGACAAATAGGTTTGTTATAAAGACAAGTCAGTGCTTTCCCTTTTAATGTTAGCTGAGGAAAATAAGCATTCATACAACAGTGCAGGAAACATTCTTGCTTCTTCCATCTGATCCACCAGCAACATAACTGAAGCTGAGTGTTCACTCTTCTCACACTGAAGCTTCAGTGTTGGATCTACCTGAAATAGCCATTTGGACCTTAAAGAAGCCTAGGTAAGTGTACTGTTTGACTTCATGTTCTAGTTTGGGACCacctgggtgttttttttttgagagaaaaCTAACCAAATGGCTCTTTAAGTTATCAGAATTTGTAAAAGGCAACCAACTTTTGTATCTTTTCATAGAGCACACAACAGCATctgtctagccttgagctctgtggtaaagggttggacttgatgatctgtgaggtctcttccaaccctgatgatactgtgatactgagttgctggagcacatccagaaaagggcaatgaagcttgtaaagggcctggagaacaggtctggtgaggagcagctgagggaactaggattgctcagtctggggaagaggaggctgaggggagacctcagtgctctctacaactccataaaaggaggctgcaatgaggtgagggttggtctcctctttatagtatcaggtgacagaatgagaggaaattgcctgaaagtgtgccaggggaagtttagctTGCACATGAGGAAAAAACTCTTTAATGCAATAGTGCTCAGGtgtcagaacaggctgcccagggtggcggtggagtcaccgttcctggaagtgtttaaatgaAACATGGATGTGACATTTTGGatcatggtttaatggctatggtgatgttaggttgaaggttggactacAGAATCTTAAGaggtctgggccccccagtttaggagggacattgagatgcttgagcgtgtccagagaagggcgacgaggctggggagaggccttgagcacagccctacgaggagaggctgagggagctgggattggttagcctggagaagaggaggctcaggggtgaccttattgctgtctacaactacctgaggggaggttgtggccaggaggaggttgctctcttctctcaggtggccagcaccagaacgagaggacacagcctcaggctgcaccaggggagatttagactggaggtgaggagaaagttcttcactgagagagtcattggacactggaatgggctgcccggggaggtggtggagtcgccgtccctggagctgttcaaggcaggattggaggtggcacttggtgccatggtctggccttgagctctgtggtaaagggttggacttgatgatctgtgaggtctcttccaaccctgatgatactgtgatactgtctcttccaagtgaaacaactctgtgattctaagttaaTGTTGTTACAACCAAATGCCTATTGCATAGATGCACCAGAGAGGGCCTTCTGGGTGTAGAAATAAAGCAAGAATGAGGACAACTGATTTATTCTGAGACTTATCATCCTACATCTTCAGTCTGCTTTTTTGTACGCTTTAATCTATGAAAATCAAACTTACCTTGTAGTCAGACATTGAAAACCTGAATTTAAGTTTAACAATGCCTTTAAAGATGAATTCCTGGTGACTGTACATACCTTGTTCCAGAAAACCACACCAACACCACCACCGACCAGCAGCGCCACAGCCGAGACGATCGCTCCAGTCACAATTGCCCCGATGCCTTTTGAGTTCTCTTGACAAACCCCAAAAAGTTGAACAGAAGTGCTTGGTATCACAAATTGATGTTCTCTATTGTTCAGTCATTACATCAAAGCTGTGATTtgtcattaatttttttttaattataatcTAAAATCCGTGAGTTAGGGATAAAATCTCACTTTCTTTTCAATGTTACCAATAGAACAATATTCAGGTTACTTGACCCATACTAGAAGACCTTTAAAAGAGACTTTAATGATTTCAGTCATCATCCTCATGccttaggttgaaagggacccttgagctctgtggtaaagggttggacttgatgatctgtgaggtctcttccaaccctgatgatactgtgatatcatctacaccaattcccctgccataggcaggaacaccttacactagatcaggttgctcaaaggtggagttgccatctctggaagtgttcaagaagagactggatgaagtctttagttgattggatagggctgggtgctaggttggactggatgatcttggaggtctcttccaacctggctgattctatgattcaaggcctcatcaaacctggccttgagcacctccagggagggggcattgacagcccccctgggcaacctgttccagagtctcaccaccctcatactgaagaatgtTTTCCTAAAATCCTATATCTAAACCTTCATCTAATAACTACTCCAGtctgtcctattgctagacactcttatgaaaagtcTCATTACAACCATCCTGTAGGTTCCCTGCTAGTACTGGAAGGAAGCTATATAAGGacctctcagagccttctcttctccaggctgaacaaccccagtcccctcagcctatgcccatagcagaggtgctccagcccctggataatttttatggccctcctctggactccttccaacagatctctgtccttcttatgatgaCTTCAGTGTGAAGAGCTGAAAGCAGGTTATTTTATTTGCTTGTGCTGATACAAAAATCCATGTGTGCTCACAGAACAGGGTTTGATGACTTCATCATAGAAGTCTCATTTTTAAAACATATCCAATATGGTAAAAATATctacaaggaagctggagaggaactttttacaagggcttggacTGGTAGGATTGGAGCTGGAAtagggaagatttagattggacacaaggaagaaattcttgacagtgagggtggtgagacattggaacaggctgcccaagaacaCAGttgatgccccctccctggaggtgttcaaggccagactggatagtgccctgagcaacctgctctagtgggaggtgtccctgcccatagcaggaggTGGAACTAGATTATCTTCAAGGTTACTTCCAacacaaagcattctatgattctactgtaaGAGTAATCCACAGAAAGTAGCTAGAGAAAGGTGTTCAGAGAGGATGATCCAGGTCATATTTGGACTGAAGAGATGGGTGTTATTTGTCCCCACTGAATGTAGAGAGAGACTGATGGACTTGGTGCACATCACTTAAGCCTGTGAGTTCATTAGAGGTGTTCAATGTCCCTGCTTCAGAGGCATAATATCAGGTTTACAAGTAAGGAAGATCATGCTGGAATTTGAGATTCAAGGAAGGGTGTTTGACTGACTGCTTAACTCTCCTCTTTTAAGCTGCACATAACAATGGCCATTTCAATCACATCCTACACCAAGATTTCAGACTACAGCTATGTTTTTAAGGGACTGGGAAAGGAAGACAGGGATTCTTAGCATCTtttcatggagtggtttggggaagtgacctctagaggtcagcTAGTCCAACTTCCTTTGATACcaaactagatcagattgcttagAGCCCTGTCTAACCTGACCTTTGATGTTTCCAAAATTGgagcctccacctccctgggcaacccattcctgtGTCCCACTACCctcaaagaaatttttcctaatgtctgatctaaatctTCCCTTCTCAAACGTTGTTGAAGTTGTCCTGCACCAGGCAATTCACATTCAGAACTCCACGTGGCttctgctcttcagagggaGCCACATGACCACCAGTTCCACCTTGTCTTCTCCAACATCCCCAAtctctgccttttatttttcctctggaATATCATTATTTGCCAACTTTCCACTCTTCCTACTATCATATTTTTGGTATTGATTCcttagaggaaaacaaaaaggagcAAAACAACCCCATAGGACCAGTCAAGATTCTCCAGACCTCAAAAACACTCAacccattcatagaatcaacctggttggaagagacctccaacatcatccagtccaacctagcacccagccctagccagtcaactagaccatggcactaagtgcctcagccaggctttgcttgaacacctccagggatggtgactccaccacctccctgggcagcccattccaatgctactcactctctctggcaacaacttcctcctaacatccagcctagacttcccccagcacaaattgagactgtgtccccttgtcctgttgctggttgtctgggagaagagaccaacccccacctggctacaacctcccttcaggtagttgtagacagcaatgagctctgccctaagcctcctcttctccaggctgcacacccccagctccctcagcctctcctcatagggtttgtgttccagacccctccccagctttgtcgcccttctctggacaccttccagcacctcaacatctctcttgaattgaggagcccagaactggacacatcactcaagatgtggccagagcagtgctgagtacaggggaagaataacctcccttgtcctactggccacactgttcctgatgcaggccaggatcaCCACAACACTTGGAAGACAAGCAGCTTTATCTCTTCCAAGCCAACATcatccaaaaccacctcaaaaaTCATACCCAGGTTATGGAAAACTATCAAAGCAACACAACCAGCCTGAAGCCATTGAGACCCTCAAAGGAAAGAGGGCTCACTTTAAATGAGCCTGGAGATGATGACAGAATATGTCAATTTGGGGGTGTGTGTAAAATGAGGCCATATTACCTCTGATTTTCATGCCCTAGCTTATTTTAAGGTCTCTTATTTCtttaaaaacagaaataaacaaaaacccaacccaacccaccaaacctcccccccaaaaaagccccaaaccacaATTAAGGTGCCCTGTATTAGTTCCCAGTCTTTCAGGTGACTGTGTGAAATACCATTTATTTAATGCAGCTTATTAATTACATTTAATACAATGCCTGTGTTCTACTGTTTCAACAGCTGAGGTTTTGCCTTCTCTCTTTGGACTGAGATTCAAAGAGGCTGAATCCCAAAGGGCACACTGAGTTGTTTTTTATCAAGTCTGTCATTTGATCTGTAACTTTAGAGAGCTGTAGAAgatgtatattttttttaaccttagtTAAGAGTTGACAGTAGTTAAAAAACTTAACTTATAAGTCTTCTTGAAATCATAGGCAATGGGATATGTGTAACAGCTGGAAACTTAATTAAAAGGCAGGCATGAATATAAACATAGATGTCCTTGGGTCTGAAAAAGACCTGCTGGGTAGAATTAAGATTTGAGAATAACTCTGTGTTCTCCTCAACAAGGTTTCTTCTGCAGGCACATTGATAGCTTATCTTGTGATAGGATAAGAGAGAacagattgaagctggaagagaggagatttagactggatattaggaaggagttcttgacaatgagggtggtgagacactggaacaggttggccaggaacattgtggatgcctcctccctggaagtgttcaagaccaggttggatgaggccttgagcagcctggtctagtgggagctgtccctgcccatggcagggggggttgaactagatgatcttcaaggtcccatccaacccaaaccactctatgaatctgtgaatcttTGGGCTTCTCTTTATCTCCTCGCTAATTTTAGAGGCTGCATTTGCTATTAGCAGAGGATTTGGGACATGCTTCTGAGGATTGATCTGACAGCTGTCAGTAGcaactgagagcagccagcagtttGGAAAGCTTTGCCACAACAAATGGAATAAAAGAATGTTCATGTATTTAAACAAATAAATCTTAATTAAAATGTATTTCCCCAGGCACAGCAATAACAAAACCTCTCTATTACCCACTTGTACTAATTACATGTTCCCCATCCTCCAAACTCATAGAATCTGGCTTGGAAGTGGCCTtggaaaaagtcccttcccacttCTCCTTCaacccacttcaggtactgcaaggctgctctctaaggtctccccagaccaGCTACGGGCAGATAAGGGATAAAATGAGAGATAAAATGAATAAAAGCAGCAACTTACCAACTTCTAAAGTTCTCACAATGAGCTTTGTGTAGTAAGGTGTTGAAATATTGCACAGATATTCTCCGCTGTCCTGGGTAGTAAGATCATGCAGCATCAGTGAAAAGTCACTTTGGTTCACCTGGGCTCGAGGATGGGATGAGTGAAATGTTCCATTGAAGGCAGCCATGCCTAAAATCACTCCATCTCTTGTCCAGACAACACTGAAACCTTCAGTGTCTGCAATGGTGTTGCTGTAGTCACAAGGAACTGTAGTGTTCCCTCCTTCTACAACAGACAGCTGCTCTGAAAAGAGAAATGGAAGAACTCTGCTCatggttttttttggtaaatACTGTGGAGCTTGTTGAGACATGGTGGGGgagggagttgggctcttcttcctgGTAATCAGGTAACGGAGGAAGAAATGgtctggaattgtgccagggggggttaggttggatattaggaagaatttctttcctgtgagagcggtcaggcactggaacaggctgcccagggaggtggtggagtcactgtctctggaggtgttaacAAGACATCTGGGTCAGGAGCTTAGGCACATGGTCTAACAGCTGTGTAGAGGGAGATGCTAGgctatggttggactcaatgatctcaaggtcttttcacagtatcaccaaggttggaagagatctcatagatcaagtccaaccctttaccacagagctcaaggctagaccatggcaccaagtgccacgtccaatcctgccttgaacagctccagggatggcgactccaccacctccccgggcagcccattccagtgtccaatgactctctcagtgaagaactttctcctcacctccagcctaaatttcccctggtgtagcttgaggctgtgtcctcttgttctggcgctggccacctgatggaagacagcaacctcctcctggccacaaccacccctcaggtagttgtagacagcaataaggtctcccctgagcctcctcttctccaggctaaacaatcccagctcccaaccagacgattctgtgattctatgatcccatttCCATGGCTGTCCCCCTGCAGAAATCCTGTCTGTAATCTGGCTCTGAAAACATCTGCAGTGTTCAGCAAGGATGAAGGAAGACACTTTGTTTTGCTCCTACCTTCCATCCGCCACTCGGCAGTCCAGTTTGCATAGGGGAGATGAATACGACAGTGGTAAGTGTCAGTTGTGTTTGCAATATTCTGGTCACTTCTAAGAGAATACAGAACTCCATCCCTGCTTGTCTCCTGATTTGTTTCCTGGATGGATGTATTGCCTAGTAGCCAAGTTATCTGTGGTGCTGGATATGTGAGGAAGGCGTAGCACATCAGCATTCTTCTCGAGCCTGTCTTTTGGTATTCCAGTGCATAATAAGAGGAAACTggattaaaaggaaaacaaacaaacaaaaagttagTCCTACTGTTTTGAGAATCCTTTTTAACTTGGTTATCTTTTGAAATAACAGTGAGTAGAATAAACAGAGCTGAGAGCGGAATTTAATCCGTGTTTGATCTCAAaagaaagcatagaatcatggaattgtcttggttggaaaagacttcaaagACCACTGGGTCCAACCTTCAACATAACACCACCataaaaccatgtcccaaagtgccatgtccccaAATTtcttcaactcctccagggatggtgactccaacacctccctgggcagcctgttccaatgcctgaccactgtaGCAAGGAAGAATTCTtctctaatatccaacctaaactttctctatcagagtcatagaatggtttgggttggaatggaccttaaagatcatctagttcctacACCTCTTTCAGGGTCGctcctgatactagggagaagagaccaacccccaccttgttCCAACTTCCCTTCAAGGAGTTGCAGAgaccaatgaggtctctcctttgcctcctcctctcttcataGCAGCATTTACTGTCGTTGCCAGAGTGTACAGCCACTAAAGGTTTTAAAACTCAAGTGTATCACCTAAATGTCCCTTAGAAACCACAGTATCGTAGGTTGTGAGATTAAGTGCTGCACTGTCATTTCTCAACTCATGCTCCAATATTTCACAAGAGCAAATTAGATGACTGATTGCATCAgcaggatcaaaaggtgttctGCAGAGTTGGAGGATTATTGATTCCCTGCAAGAAATGGCACTGGAAAATCTGATTGTGTCATCCCATTTTCAGTGTCATGATCCAAGCACTTTTGCTGTTGTACTCACCTCTTACATACAGCGTCACTTTCCATTCTGTTTTTGTTTCCAGTGTTCCCACATAGCAGTTATAAAGGCCCTCATCAGTCACAGTCAGGTTACTAAGTTTCAAGGAGGCATTTCCATTATGAATGTTCTGGTGGAAAAGGTATGTTCTGCTTTTGTAATCCAAGTCTTGATTTTTCATCTGATCACTCTGTATGTAGTAGCTGTGCACATTTTTGTCCCCTTTCTTCCAGTGAATTACTTCACCATTCCCAGGTGGGAAAGAGCAAGGAAGGATGCAATCCTTGGAGAACAGCCCTTCAACTGTTGCCTGCTTTGTAACACCTAAAGCACGTGAGTACAGATGAAGAAATCAAATTTAGTCCTGACAAAACTGTTCTGGCAGCCAGGACATTCCTACCAAGAGTGCCAACAGCTCTTGCAGGACTTTTCTGTGTCATGAGTTTGAGGGCCAACACAGGTTTTCACTCAGCCTGACCAATATTGAAATACACAGCTCTGGTCATTTAGCTTACAAGCACCTACAGATCCCAACCAGCACACCCCACCTGAGCTTCAAATGCACCACTTAAACCTCAAAcccttctgagctgcagcttgctcCTTGCCCCAATGTTCATAGTGCCATGTTGCAGTGACACAGGTTACCAGCAACGTTCACAGGGTTATTATTGCACCATCACAAGTGCCGACAGAACTCCTTAAACGTTGAGGTgctgaacgtgtccagagaagggcaacaaagctggtgaggggcctggaacacaaaccctatgaggagaggctgagggagctgggggtgtgcagcctggaggaggctcaggggtgacctcattgctgtctacaactacctgaagggaggctgtggccaggtgggggttggtctcttctcccaggcaaccagtaacagaacaaggggacacagtctcaagttgtgccaggggaagtataggctggatgttaggaggaagttcttcacagagagtgatttgcattggaatgggctgcccagggaggtggtgtaggcaccatccctggaggtgttcaagaaaagcctggatgaggcacttagtgccatggtctagttgagtggctagggctgggtgctaggttggcctggatgatcttggaggtctcttccaacctggttgattctatgattaaaacagCTTCCCCATTGTCAGGGAGCTCTGTTCGTGCCCCCAAAGGTAATTTAGGTGTGGATTCCTCTAAATTAATTCATGTAAGTGGTAGCAGCTGATTGCTGTTCAGTTAGGTCTTGCTAGCATaaaataatgtattttaaatGAATCATTTCTAAAGCTGCCTGCATGAACTTTGCATCATGTATGGGACCTT
The window above is part of the Pogoniulus pusillus isolate bPogPus1 chromosome 5, bPogPus1.pri, whole genome shotgun sequence genome. Proteins encoded here:
- the HHLA2 gene encoding HERV-H LTR-associating protein 2 — encoded protein: MLVGSIPELWEMWVRPMAESGKGVTKQATVEGLFSKDCILPCSFPPGNGEVIHWKKGDKNVHSYYIQSDQMKNQDLDYKSRTYLFHQNIHNGNASLKLSNLTVTDEGLYNCYVGTLETKTEWKVTLYVRVSSYYALEYQKTGSRRMLMCYAFLTYPAPQITWLLGNTSIQETNQETSRDGVLYSLRSDQNIANTTDTYHCRIHLPYANWTAEWRMEEQLSVVEGGNTTVPCDYSNTIADTEGFSVVWTRDGVILGMAAFNGTFHSSHPRAQVNQSDFSLMLHDLTTQDSGEYLCNISTPYYTKLIVRTLEVENSKGIGAIVTGAIVSAVALLVGGGVGVVFWNKVDPTLKLQCEKSEHSASVMLLVDQMEEARMFPALLHVEEENMKTELLLLQRVECIFHLTSRSQNNMKM